ATCGGGGTGGACGAGGCCCCGCGCGAGATGTTCGGCAAGATCATGTCCATATCCGACACGATGATGATGCGGTATTACGAGCTGCTATCGAGTGTTACCAACGAGGCGCTGGCGCAGCTGAAGGCGGACGTGGCCTCCGGCGCGGTCCACCCGAAAGCGGCGAAGGTGGCGCTGGGCAAGGAGATCGTGGCGCGGTACCACTCCCGGGAGGCGGCGGGGGAAGCGGCGGAAGAGTTCGACCGGGTGTTCAAGTCCAAGGAACTGCCCGACGATATGGAAACTTTCAACGTGGCCTGGGACGGCGCCGGGGAGGCGTGGATATGCAAGGCGCTGGTGGAGGCCGGGGCGCTGCCCAGCACGTCGGAAGCGATGCGGCTCATAAAACAGGGGGCCGTGAGCGTGGACGGCGAGAAGATAACGGACAAGGACCATAGATTGAAGCGCGGCGGGGAGAAGGTGGTGAAAGTGGGGAAGAAAAAGTTCGTTAAGCTTGTGTGATCCAGCTTACGCAATATGACCGCCTTGATCGGGATGTTTACAAACTCCACATATATGTATATATTGGAAACATGAAACGCCGGGACCTGGAACGGGCGCTCAAGGCCATGGGATACACCCATATCGGCGGATCCAAGCATGAACGCTGGGTGAACAAAAGCGGGTCTTACACGGCGGCGGTCCCCCGGCACAAGGAAATTGAAGAAGGGCTGGCGAAGGGCATTTTGAAGCAGGCCGCGCATTTCGAGGAGAAATAAAATGTGGGTGCAGGGGCATGTGCGAAAAAGGGGGAAGTTCTGGCTGGTGGACTTTCCCGCCCTGGACGCCGCCACGCAGGGGATGAGCAAGGCCGAGGCGTATGACATGGCCCGTGACCTTGTGGAAACATTGGCGGACATAGAGGGATTCAAGCTTTCCATATCCATCACCGCGGCAAAAGGCTCCGTGTTCTACGCCGGGGCGGATGACGCGAAGTCTTTCGCCGCGTTTCTTTTAAGGCGCTGGAGGCAGACACACGGCCTGACGCTGGAGGAGGCCGCATCCCGGCTCGGCTCCAGGTCGTTGAACGCCTATTCACGCTACGAGAAAGGACGCAACGAGCCGACAATTTCCATGATGGAAAAACTTGTGGAGGCCATCAGCCCGAAAGGAGCCCTGCAGGTTTATTTCGGGAATCCGGCCTGACTGCTCCGCTGGCGCTTGCCGGCATTGCAACCTTGAACGCTTTTCGGGTGTCCATCCATGAAATACGATGCCATCGTGATCGGCGGCGGGCTGGGGGGGTTGACCGCCGGGGCCAGGCTTGCCAAAGCCGGGCTCAAGGTGCTGCTGCTCGAACAAAACTCCACCGTCGGCGGATGCGCCGCCACGTTCAAACGCAAAGGTTTCCTGATGGAAGCCGGACTGCACGAGATGGACGGGTTGGGCGAGGACGATATCAAACTTAAAATCTTCAAAGAAATCGGGATATGGGACAAGATGAAATTCGTCCGCGTCCCGGAGTTTTACAGGCTGGTCTCCCCCCACGGCGATTTCGTGATGCCGGACAACGCAGCCGAGGCCGAAAGGTTGCTAATCGAAAAGTTCCCGTCGGAACGTGAAGGTATCCGCAAGTTCTTCCGCGTCATGATGAACATGACCAAATGGATGGGGATGATGCCCACCCAACCGTTGAAGTTCATGCTGGTGTTCCCGTTTATCTTCCCGTTCATGCTCTACCACGTGTTCCGCTTTAAAAATAAAAACGTGGGCGATTTTGTGGACAGCCTTACAAAGGACGAATGGCTAAAGCTCATCCTGCTTGCCAACTCCGGGTATTACCACGACGATCCGTATGAACTGGGGATGATTTATTTCTGCGTGGCGCAGGGGAGCTATTTCACCGGCGGCGGCCACTTCATCAAGGGAGGCTCGAAGGAATTGGCCGAAGCGATGGCGGAGGTCATAACAGGCAACGGCGGGGAGGTCCTCACCCGCCACGAGGCCACGCGCATCGTCGTGGAAAATGGAAAGGCCACGGGGGTGCGATACCGCAAAGTATCAAAGACCCACCAGGACGCGCAGGAAGAAATTTGGGCCACGGCGGACCATGTGGTGGTGAACGCCCCGTTGCCTGTGGTGTTAAACGAGCTTATGCCCGGCGTTGCGGACAGGAAGTTTACGGAGAAAATCGCCGGGATGAGCCTGCCCGGCTCGGCTTTCAGCGTTTATATAGGGTTCCGCAGGCCGGTAAAAGAACTTGGGAACAGGCATTACTCCACCTTCGTGCAGGGCGCCGCCATCAACACCATCCGCGATTTTGCCGCCGACGCTAAAAGCGCCGATTTCGCCACGAAAAGTTATGTGTTCGTGGATTACAGCCAGTTGGACAGCGCCCTCGCCCCGGATGGAAAAGGTTTTGGCGCCATCGTGGCGGGGGACAATTTTGCGAACTGGAAAAACCTTTCGCATGAAGAATATTCAAGAAAGAAGCGCGAGTGCGCCGAAACGTTGATCGAAAGGCTGGACAAGCTTGTTCCCGGGGCGAAAAACGGGATTGAGTATTACGAAGCGGCCACGCCCGTGACCATAAAGCGCTTCACCCGCAATCCGGAGGGGGTATTCTACGGTTTCGCCCAGACGGTGGGGCAGGGGATGATGGACCGTCCGATGGCCGTGCCCGGCGTGTCAAAC
This DNA window, taken from Nitrospinota bacterium, encodes the following:
- a CDS encoding type II toxin-antitoxin system HicA family toxin produces the protein MKRRDLERALKAMGYTHIGGSKHERWVNKSGSYTAAVPRHKEIEEGLAKGILKQAAHFEEK
- a CDS encoding helix-turn-helix transcriptional regulator; translation: MWVQGHVRKRGKFWLVDFPALDAATQGMSKAEAYDMARDLVETLADIEGFKLSISITAAKGSVFYAGADDAKSFAAFLLRRWRQTHGLTLEEAASRLGSRSLNAYSRYEKGRNEPTISMMEKLVEAISPKGALQVYFGNPA
- a CDS encoding NAD(P)/FAD-dependent oxidoreductase — its product is MKYDAIVIGGGLGGLTAGARLAKAGLKVLLLEQNSTVGGCAATFKRKGFLMEAGLHEMDGLGEDDIKLKIFKEIGIWDKMKFVRVPEFYRLVSPHGDFVMPDNAAEAERLLIEKFPSEREGIRKFFRVMMNMTKWMGMMPTQPLKFMLVFPFIFPFMLYHVFRFKNKNVGDFVDSLTKDEWLKLILLANSGYYHDDPYELGMIYFCVAQGSYFTGGGHFIKGGSKELAEAMAEVITGNGGEVLTRHEATRIVVENGKATGVRYRKVSKTHQDAQEEIWATADHVVVNAPLPVVLNELMPGVADRKFTEKIAGMSLPGSAFSVYIGFRRPVKELGNRHYSTFVQGAAINTIRDFAADAKSADFATKSYVFVDYSQLDSALAPDGKGFGAIVAGDNFANWKNLSHEEYSRKKRECAETLIERLDKLVPGAKNGIEYYEAATPVTIKRFTRNPEGVFYGFAQTVGQGMMDRPMAVPGVSNVHVASAWGMPGGGFSGAIFGGYFASARILGK